The nucleotide window GCTTGCACCAGCATAGACCTTGAGCTTCTTGATCATGTGACGGGAAAGCTTGTTCTTGGGCAGCATGCCTTTGACAGCCTTCTTGATGACGTCAACTGGATTGATTTCCAGAAGCTTGCCAGCGGAAACTTCCTTGAGCCCACCGGGAAAACCGGAATGGCTGTAGTACACTTTGTCCGCCAGCTTGCGGCCGGTCAGCGCGATCTTGTCGGCATTAACCACGACAACGAAATCGCCGGTATCGACACTGGGCGTAAAGATCGCCTTGTTTTTGCCACGCAGCACCTTGGCCACCTCGGAGGCGAGCCTGCCGAGCACCATATCCTGTGCATCGACCAGGTACCAATCCCTCTTCACGTTTTCAGCTTTTGCGACTTCCGTTTTCATAGCATCCTCGCAGTATACTCAACCCGACGTATCAGGCCCTTTGTCTTTTCAAAGAGGTGTAAATTACTTCACTCAATAGATTCATGTCAAGAAAAAAATCTTGCTCCAATTTTGACAGGGGGAACACGGTTGTCAAGCACATCCGTTTCATGCTACAAATCCCCCTCGCACCCGCACCGCTTTCAAGGAGTTTACGCCATGAAGATCACCGTCGCCGAGGTAGAATATGTCGCCCGGCTGGCCCGCCTGGACCTGAGCGAAGAAGAGAAAGGCCTTTTTGCTGGACAGATGGATGCCATTCTAGGCTACGTGGAAAAACTCGGGGAACTCGACACCGACGGCATCCAGCCCACCTCGCACGCCGTGCCCATGGAAAATGCCTTCCGTCAGGATCGGGCCGAGCCGTCGATCGGGGTCGAAAAGGCTCTGGCCAACGCACCCAACCGGCTGGAGAGCTTCTACCGGGTACCCAAAGTCATAGAATAGAAAAAGAGGTCGAGGTTGAGGTTACGGTTGAGCATGCAGGCCTATTCTCAACCTTAGCCTCAACCTTAAGCCTTGGTCGGAGACCATATGGAACTTTTTGAATTAACCATACATGAATTGCATGAGAAACTGAAAGCGAAAGAGGTCTCCTCCGTCGAGGTGACCCGGGCCATGCTGACCCGGATCGAGGCGGTGGAACCGAAGATCGGATCGTTCATCACCGTTACGGCAGACCGGGCGCTCTCCGACGCAGCCGAGGCGGACCGCCGCATCGCCGCTGGAGAGATGGAACTGCTGACCGGTATTCCTCTGGCGCTCAAGGACATTTTCCTGACGGAAGGGATCAAAACCACCTGCGGATCGCGCATCCTGCACAACTTCGTGCCCCCTTACAGCGCCACCGCCTATGAGAAGCTGAAGCAGCAGGGGGTGGTGCTGCTCGGCAAGCTGAACCAGGACGAGTTTGCCATGGGGTCGTCCAATGAGTCCAGCGCCTACGGCAGCGTCCGCAATCCGTGGGATACCAGCCGTATTCCGGGGGGATCCTCCGGCGGCTCTGCCACGGCCATTGCCGCACGCCAGGCC belongs to Geobacter sp. SVR and includes:
- the rplM gene encoding 50S ribosomal protein L13, with translation MKTEVAKAENVKRDWYLVDAQDMVLGRLASEVAKVLRGKNKAIFTPSVDTGDFVVVVNADKIALTGRKLADKVYYSHSGFPGGLKEVSAGKLLEINPVDVIKKAVKGMLPKNKLSRHMIKKLKVYAGASHPHDAQQPKNLAL
- the gatC gene encoding Asp-tRNA(Asn)/Glu-tRNA(Gln) amidotransferase subunit GatC, which produces MKITVAEVEYVARLARLDLSEEEKGLFAGQMDAILGYVEKLGELDTDGIQPTSHAVPMENAFRQDRAEPSIGVEKALANAPNRLESFYRVPKVIE